The sequence GCACTATCAAGCAAGTGCCTTTATGGACTAATGCTGCAAATTTAGCCTTAATTGCTTTACTCGGAATTGCACTTGCACTATTGCTGCCATGGCTTAGCCCTTTGTGGGGCACCGTTGCATCGGTTCTCGCGCTTGGATCCATGGTTGGGCTAAATCTTTTTGCCTACCAAAAAGGAATAGTTCTTCCCTTAGCCTCTCTATTAGCGGGCATCTTAGGTGTCTATCTCTTTAATATTGCCTACGGCTATTTTGTTGAGTCTAGAAGCAAACGTTTGATTACCGGTTTATTTGGGCAATATGTTCCACCCGAACTTGTTGATGAAATGGCAAAAGAGCCAGCCAATTTCAGCATGGAAGGAGAAAGTCGTGAACTCACTATTTTGTTTAGCGATGTGCGTGGCTTTACAACGATCTCCGAAAGTTTAGATGCCAAAACCCTTTCTGAATTTATTAATGCCTTCTTAACACCATTTACTAAAGTCATTTATAAAAATCGTGGCACGATTGATAAATACATGGGTGATTGCATCATGGCGTTTTGGGGTGCACCAATTAGTGATGAGGAGCATGCAAGACAAGGCGTCATCTCCGCCTTTGAAATGCTCACCGCCATGGAGGTACTCAATGCTGAATTTATTAAAAAGGGTTGGCCCCCCATTAAGGTGGGTATTGGCTTAAATTCTGGTCGTGTGAGTGTGGGCAATATGGGATCTGAAATCCGCCTTGCCTATACTGTGATGGGTGATGCCGTGAATCTAGCGTCACGCTTAGAGGGCATTACTAAAGAATATGGTGTGGCCATCATCATTGGCGATGAAACCCGAAAACACCTTCCTGACCTCATCGCCAGAGAACTAGATAAGGTAAAGGTGAAGGGCAAAGATATTGCTGTCACAATTTATGAGCCCTTAGGCTTCGCAGGAACGGTGGATCAATCCACATTAGCGGCATTAGCACTCTTTGAGCAAGCCTTGAAGGCCTATCGGGATCAATCCTGGGATAGCGCTCAGACTCAATTTGAGTTCTTATTAACCAATCACCCTGCAACTGGGGAAGTGCTTTATGAGCTCTATTTAGAGAGGATTTCCCTGCTGCGTGATAACCCGCCAGGAGATAACTGGGATGGTAGCTTCACCTTCACCAAAAAATAGCGGGCTGCGGGCTTAATAGCTAAAATACACCATGACCTGTACTTTAAGAGTTTTGGGCTGTAGCGGTGGCATTAGCGCAGACCTACGTACCACCTCCCTACTTCTCAATGAGAATATTCTCATTGATGCTGGCACTGGTGTTGGCGACCTTACCCTAGATCAATTACGAAAAATTGATCATGTATTTTTGACGCATAGTCATCTAGACCATATTTGCAGTATTCCATTTATTGCTGATGCCGTTGGGGGCTCAAGAGACAAGCCACTAAAAGTCTATGGCATCTACAAAACCATTCATGCTTTACAAGAACATATTTTTAATAATGTGATTTGGCCTGATTTCACAAAAATACCAAGTGCCAAGAACCCTTTTATTTCACTTCACTTACTTGAAATCGATGAGCCATTCAAAATGGATGGCATCTCTATTATCGCTTTACCGGTAGACCATAGCATTGCAGCCAATGCATATGCGATTAACTCTGGTAGCGGAACATTAGTCTTTAGTGGCGACACTGGTATGAGCGATGATTTGTGGAAAGCAATAAACCAACAAAAGCAAATCAAGCACATCATTATTGAAACTTCGTTCTCCGATCAAGAGGAAGAACTGGCGATAGTATCTGGTCACCTATCCCCTTCTTTATTAATGAAAGAATTAGATAAGCTTAATTCGAAGGCGTGTGATTCTAGCCTTCAAGTATGGGTTTGCCATTTAAAGCCTGATGGCGGAGATGCCATCATGCAAGAAATTGCCAGTCTATCTGAGTCACACAATATTAAGCCTCAGAAACTCACCAGAAATACCCTACTTCAGTTTTAAATCCTTCATCCCCTTTATTGCTAAAGGGGATGAATATTAACTTCTGAGATTAACCATGCCAGGTAATCTTATCGGCGTGGTTCACATCATGCACAACACCATCTGATGTAGTGATCTGCACATTGACATCGTTAACTTTAGTTGTCCCCTTGAAGAATTCCACAGTTTGAACGCCGTTAACCGTAGATTCTTGATGAGTAACGCCAGCATCCAGAACTTTTAAGGTCCAACCATCTCCAGAGACCGGTGTAGATCCTGTATCACCCAAGAATCCAGTAGCACTCTTAATATCTACTACATCTGTCCAAGAGGCCTGTGTTCCAGTAGCAGGATTACCCAACAGTGCTTGTGAATCAATCTCTGCATAATGCGAACCCGATACTCCTGCACCTGTATTAGCATTATTCACATCCATCAGATAGGTATTGGCACCAATCGTAATTGCCACTGAATCATGAGTAGAACTGCCGTCAGCAGAATCAATCTTCATTGTATTGATTAAGCTGGTGGCTGAAGTTAATAAGGCACCAAAATCCACCTTATCACCATCAGCACTGTTGAAGTCCGTAATTTTTTCAACTGCGCCTACGGTAGTTGTGAGGTCCGTAATCGCCGCATACTTAAATGTGTCTGCGCCAGTACCTCCAGTTAATGTATCTGCACCCGCTCCACCAGTAAGCGTATCGTTACCTGCATTACCAATCAGAATATTGGCGCCAGAGGTTCCTGTTATCGAGTCATTATGTGATGAGCCGATGAGATTTTCGATACTGGTGAAAGTATCTGAACCTGAGCCAGTAGTTTGTGCACCAGTTATCGACAAATTAACGGTAATGTCTGCTGTAGCACTTTCATAACTTACTGTGTCTGTACCTGAGTAACCTGTAAAGGTGTTGTTGCCACTGCTATCTGCCTGAAGGGTATCTGCACCAGATATATGACCACTAGTAAATAGCGTATTCAAGTTTGTAATTGGTGCAGCCGACGTAGTGCCTTGCACATCAATCAATACGTCATTTAGCAAATTATTAGCAGCAGTGTCAGCTGACGCAACTCGCTCATAAATATAGGTATGTCCGATACCGCCAATTGTTGCGTTAAATGCAAGAACGGTACCGGCAGATAATGAGACCTTACTCAGGAAATCTACAGCAGCAGCTACGTTTGCATTTGACGTTAGTGAAATTGCGCTTGAGCCACCAGATTTACCAAAAGTAGCCATGCCATTTGCGTCGATAGCATATTTAGTAACGGCACTGTTTGAAATGGTTAAGGTTGAAGTAGCTGACCCAGACGTACCCATGGAACGAGCGGCAGTTATAGAAGCTGGATTACCCGTTAAATCTAAGTAATCCTTTGTTAGATCAAGTCCGTTTATTACATCAAAACCAGTAAGTACGCCGCTATTTCCCGTTCCTGTCAATGACAGACTAGAGTCACCAGTTCGCTCAATAATAGTGTCTACGCCAGTATTGGCGGTAATAGTATCTGCCCCCGCTCCACCAATGACGGTATCGCCGCCTGTTCCCAACTTGATCGTATCTGCGCCACCAAATCCATAAATAGCATTGGAGACTGAAGTTGTACTGAGGTCTTGAGTATCTGCT comes from Polynucleobacter sp. MWH-Svant-W18 and encodes:
- a CDS encoding CHASE2 domain-containing protein encodes the protein MFNKFKGIAAGLKKRIPRISLGFAIVVVFATQAGGWLPLPFMDRLDGIIYDVRLRLTAPGGVDPRVVIVDIDEKSLREREAGGEGRWPWPRDRLALLVNRLNDDYNVSLTGFDVIFSERDESSGIRTIEGLANTEFKNDASFQSKYSRIKPLLDLDGQFAASFKDRLVILGYSFLLPGDKDQKGVLPPDVLTTAQIPLTVADPLMRQGFTGNLALLQSNATDGGHINPIIDSDGIIRRIPMLVMHDGKYYESLGLASARALLGSLPIKTLDADGKEFTNAPNYFGAIESLDVGGAILPVDSQLASFIPYRGPYKSFEYISASDVLNKSVAKEKLEGKIVLIGTTAPGLLDLRATPVGNAYPGVEIHANIITGILDGTIKQVPLWTNAANLALIALLGIALALLLPWLSPLWGTVASVLALGSMVGLNLFAYQKGIVLPLASLLAGILGVYLFNIAYGYFVESRSKRLITGLFGQYVPPELVDEMAKEPANFSMEGESRELTILFSDVRGFTTISESLDAKTLSEFINAFLTPFTKVIYKNRGTIDKYMGDCIMAFWGAPISDEEHARQGVISAFEMLTAMEVLNAEFIKKGWPPIKVGIGLNSGRVSVGNMGSEIRLAYTVMGDAVNLASRLEGITKEYGVAIIIGDETRKHLPDLIARELDKVKVKGKDIAVTIYEPLGFAGTVDQSTLAALALFEQALKAYRDQSWDSAQTQFEFLLTNHPATGEVLYELYLERISLLRDNPPGDNWDGSFTFTKK
- a CDS encoding 3',5'-cyclic-nucleotide phosphodiesterase, translating into MTCTLRVLGCSGGISADLRTTSLLLNENILIDAGTGVGDLTLDQLRKIDHVFLTHSHLDHICSIPFIADAVGGSRDKPLKVYGIYKTIHALQEHIFNNVIWPDFTKIPSAKNPFISLHLLEIDEPFKMDGISIIALPVDHSIAANAYAINSGSGTLVFSGDTGMSDDLWKAINQQKQIKHIIIETSFSDQEEELAIVSGHLSPSLLMKELDKLNSKACDSSLQVWVCHLKPDGGDAIMQEIASLSESHNIKPQKLTRNTLLQF